In Penicillium psychrofluorescens genome assembly, chromosome: 5, a single window of DNA contains:
- a CDS encoding uncharacterized protein (ID:PFLUO_007927-T1.cds;~source:funannotate): protein MPPKRGQRLKLGMPRSADNKTQRKSLPSTLAPASNETNHHPAGATPKRGRARKSMPGRVNGVATPEEKKDSPRNSNLTPRGRGRGRGGRGRGRGRGRGSSLSTPAASARRDGRPTRTPRTKSSPDHHYTHDYDVESPSSDESSRSSTPEVPSTRRRGFQSRPSRLSNVFTPTVDTPSTNQGSRRTRRMTTLKTPKNQMSDQEVPDTMDASPWTYDDYMSEFGFDGAMDPPDPPASLSASSANTRTSVRVRKPTLRAMEALESQKKRRTRRGPTLAAEGEVPPEEPPRRTISGRPTKNSTKPEYTPTAKGPKRGRGLKPKTALRRLEIDTAVAGRKMYDLVVFSLGTEYRYPDNPKQFLADRRKEFEDLQAKKDSGGEVGEAAPKEKDVVMTDADVNININSHERTVLGFSKKSSPVIEADGWVKTGRVNPSGEEFVIMPRNHSPFRSPRDYGDESLPGRLRSQPKDQFDTDEVFGYPPRVGDRNKPADLDSKFTQENIAEEKSKMKTRGSNRKPKPLESVENNKISSSRKRRHNKLKGKDDHDEPTPATPSTTNGGSAPKRKRRRHTEPVPTAAKGSSASKATKGTTAKSIAKGTKTAPTTPSATEETEKPKIQRLRLTLKPSSEGLSYTPTTKGKKRGADAIADDDKESDTSPKRQRVTFKAGQAAAPKGNSHTPAKTPTKTKKQDAGAEKQEKPKAVSPKPVPKGASKGRPSGATPARRGGRQAK, encoded by the coding sequence ATGCCCCCCAAGAGGGGACAACGGCTCAAGCTGGGCATGCCCCGGTCAGCCGACAACAAAACCCAGCGCAAGTCGCTTCCATCAACTTTGGCTCCTGCCAGCAATGAaaccaaccaccatcccgcTGGTGCTACTCCAAAGCGCGGTAGAGCTCGCAAGTCTATGCCGGGCCGGGTCAACGGAGTTGCCAcccccgaggagaagaaagatagTCCTCGCAACAGCAATCTAACCCCTCGTGGTCGCGGTCGTGGTCGCGGCGGGCGTGGCCGTGgacgtggccgtggccgcGGTTCTTCTCTTTCCACCCCGGCGGCTTCGGCTCGTCGCGATGGCCGGCCCACCAGGACCCCTCGGACTAAGTCTTCACCCGATCACCATTACACGCACGACTACGACGTGGAGTCTCCATCCAGCGATGAAAGCTCGCGATCCTCGACTCCTGAAGTGCCTTCGACACGTCGTCGAGGCTTTCAGTCACGGCCATCCCGCTTGTCCAACGTTTTTACTCCGACTGTGGACACGCCCAGCACGAACCAAGGCAGCCGCCGGACTCGTCGCATGACTACTCTTAAAACCCCAAAGAACCAAATGTCAGACCAAGAGGTCCCTGACACTATGGACGCTTCTCCGTGGACGTACGATGACTACATGTCTGAATTTGGGTTTGATGGAGCGATGGATCCTCCTGATCCCCCGGCGTCTCTgagcgcctcgtcggccaaCACACGGACTTCTGTGCGCGTTCGAAAACCTACCCTCAGAGCCATGGAAGCTTTGGAATCGCAGAAGAAACGCCGGACCCGCCGTGGTCCCACACTCGCCGCCGAGGGAGAAGTTCCGCCCGAGGAGCCGCCTCGCCGTACGATATCCGGTCGGCCAACGAAGAACTCCACCAAACCCGAGTATACACCTACTGCGAAAGGTCCCAAGCGCGGTCGAGGCTTGAAGCCAAAGACGGCTCTCAGACGCCTTGAAATTGACACTGCTGTGGCCGGTCGGAAGATGTATGACTTGGTCGTGTTTTCTCTTGGCACGGAGTACCGTTATCCCGACAATCCAAAGCAATTTCTCGCCGATAGACGGAAGGAGTTCGAGGATCTCCAGGCAAAGAAGGACAGCGGCGGAGAAGTGGGAGAAGCTGCtccgaaagaaaaagatgtCGTTATGACTGACGCGGATgtcaacatcaacatcaacagcCATGAGCGCACTGTTTTGGGCTTCTCCAAGAAATCCTCACCGGTGATTGAGGCTGACGGATGGGTCAAGACCGGTCGTGTCAACCCTAGCGGCGAAGAATTCGTTATCATGCCTCGCAATCACAGCCCCTTCCGCTCGCCCCGTGACTATGGTGACGAGAGTCTGCCCGGCCGACTGCGGTCTCAGCCAAAGGACCAGTTTGATACCGATGAAGTTTTTGGATACCCCCCTCGCGTGGGCGATCGCAACAAGCCTGCAGACTTGGATTCGAAGTTCACACAGGAGAACATTGCGGAAGAGAAGTCCAAGATGAAGACCCGTGGCTCAAACCGCAAGCCCAAGCCACTTGAGTCCGTCGAGAACAATAAGATTTCGTCCTCGCGAAAGCGTCGTCACAATAAACTAAAGGGGAAGGATGACCACGATGAACCTACTCCTGCAACTCCATCTACTACGAATGGAGGCTCTGCACCTAAGCGTAAGAGACGTCGTCACACTGAGCCAGTTCCGACTGCAGCGAAGGGATCTTCCGCTTCCAAGGCTACCAAGGGCACCACGGCCAAGAGCATTGCCAAGGGCACCAAGACAGCTCCGACCACCCCTTCCGCCACCGAGGAGACCGAAAAGCCCAAAATCCAGCGTCTCCGTCTGACCTTGAAACCCTCCAGCGAAGGTCTTTCGTATACGCCTACTAcgaagggcaagaagcgcgGCGCGGATGCGATCGCCGATGATGATAAAGAGTCAGACACTTCGCCTAAGCGACAGCGCGTCACCTTCAAGGCGGGTCAGGCCGCGGCGCCCAAGGGCAACTCTCATACCCCGGCAAAGACCCCGACCAAGACCAAAAAACAGGATGCGGGCGCtgagaagcaggagaagcccaaggcGGTGTCCCCCAAGCCGGTGCCAAAGGGCGCCTCCAAGGGACGGCCTTCTGGTGCGACGCCTGCGCGACGTGGCGGCCGTCAGGCCAAATGA
- a CDS encoding uncharacterized protein (ID:PFLUO_007928-T1.cds;~source:funannotate): MAAERAAPLRLGSVAPNFDAQTSNGPINFHEFIGSKWTILFSHPDDFTPICTTELGAFAKLEPEFTARGVQLIGLSANNVDSHHAWIKDIDEVSGSSLKFPIISDPERKVAYQYDMVDYQDTTNVDAKGMALTIRSVFVIDPSKKIRLIMTYPASTGRNTAEVLRVVDALQLTDKHGVTCPINWLPGDDVVIPPPVSTADAKKKFGEVREVKPYLRFTKFPQPEGVEAVGIPLSPFLYFYLPSQPQTSPLAYSSLEDKPANGPDLNCIPTARKISAIARPEVGSVCRESGAETDSPAMMSRSQSSLGFLDVAREEPSAPGVSPSLQQQQAASGPINLSGLVCNVRRTTGTEPHPLVGATTTVLGDKLYVFGGRVLSRSHPKLTSDLYELDLIRRHWTKIEPAGDVPQPRYFHSVCALGDNKLVCYGGMSPAPTTPKDPNSPTETQSEVVVMTDIHVFDVPSRAWTRVPAHDSPQGRYAHCATILPSSACFTSASAPLSAIHNNPSSGAHQGSIGVDIDGFGGAEMVVVGGQDSSNHYIEQISVFNLRSLKWTNTSSLGRSCGAYRSVVAPLVGMDVSEVGSAAPDRDEHEPVETSESPGCPMLIYSNYNFLDVKLELQVRLPDGRLVERPMQSLASPPGLRFPNGGIINGHFVVSGTYLTSSKQEYALWALDLKTLTWGRIDAGGSVFGNGSWNRGVLWPRRNGFVILGHRKRSLVDDYNHRRINFSHVCMVELEAFGLHNNPCRTSPTSGYKSYSSPSVPASLQQKLAQLTTGGRPLSRASDELGKLAMSLSEMADMELQAVGGERIPVNSRVMARRWGPYFIQLLRESSEGGVADVGTLRPSNAHPSRNSSITITPSIGHNSSYSTATTLISNSVPPKSLLENLETPSAHLLPPTSRPRVLYLPHTVLTIQVLVHYLYTSSLPPASSSLCTPQILCSLLQLARPYQIDGLLEAIVERLHQVLDGRNAAAVFNAAAMAAGGGRGTGFDSGLGGTLKALNGANTRASVVPGTFEGDTSQRSVLLASDSSDTENGGPLPDSATSSTGDLANFARGIPSLRINTAISQQAQATRQRTAHDRDDSISNASTATSASSASFSQSDSEFVSGDEGRSRSRGHHRRRTDTEMRRPHREIWTGDLSSVIGLQKRGLRGLMEGRRLRERTTKPSSAGSTTAASFPLPNPGDSYPSAMQGVAA, translated from the exons ATGGCCGCTGAACGTGCTGCTCC CCTCCGCCTGGGCTCCGTTGCCCCCAACTTCGATGCCCAGACCTCCAATGGTCCCATCAACTTCCACGAGTTCATTGGCTCCAAGTggaccatcctcttctcgcACCCGGATGACTTCACCCCGATCTGCACCACCGAGCTGGGCGCCTTCGCCAAGCTGGAGCCCGAGTTCACCGCGCGCGGCGTGCAGCTGATCGGCCTGAGCGCCAACAACGTCGACTCGCACCACGCCTGGATCAAGGACATCGATGAGGTCTCCGGCTCCAGCCTGAAGttccccatcatctccgacCCGGAGCGCAAGGTCGCCTACCAGTACGACATGGTCGACTACCAGGATACCACCAACGTCGATGCCAAGGGTATGGCCTTGACCATCCGCTCGGTGTTCGTCATCGACcccagcaagaagatccgtCTGATCATGACCTACCCGGCTTCCACTGGCCGCAACACCGCCGAGGTCCTCCGGGTCGTCGATGCTCTCCAGCTCACGGACAAGCACGGCGTCACTTGCCCCATCAACTGGCTGCCCGGTGATGATGTGGTCATCCCTCCCCCCGTGTCCACTGCggatgcgaagaagaagttcggTGAGGTCCGTGAGGTCAAGCCCTACCTCCGGTTCACCAAGTTCCCCCA ACCAGAAGGCGTGGAAGCGGTGGGAATCCCGctttctccttttctctACTTCTACTTGCCCTCCCAACCTCAGACCAGCCCCCTCGCCTACTCGAGCCTCGAAGACAAACCGGCCAACGGTCCCGATTTAAATTGCATACCCACGGCGCGCAAGATTTCTGCGATCGCACGACCTGAAGTTGGATCGGTTTGCCGTGAGAGCGGTGCGGAAACCGACTCGCCCGCCATGATGTCGCGAAGTCAGTCAAGCCTGGGGTTCCTGGACGTTGCCCGTGAGGAACCCTCGGCCCCAGGGGTGTCTCCCTccctccagcagcagcaggcgGCCTCTGGACCCATCAATCTGTCAGGGCTGGTGTGCAATGTGCGCCGGACGACAGGCACCGAGCCGCACCCCCTGGTCGGGGCGACCACCACCGTGCTCGGCGACAAGTTATACGTGTTTGGAGGACGGGTGCTTTCGCGCAGTCACCCGAAGTTGACGTCGGATTTGTACGAGCTAGACTTGATCCGGCGACACTGGACGAAAATCGAGCCGGCGGGGGATGTGCCGCAGCCGCGCTACTTTCACAGTGTGTGCGCCCTGGGCGATAATAAGCTCGTTTGCTACGGAGGCATGtcgccagcaccaaccaCCCCGAAAGACCCCAACAGTCCCACTGAAACTCAGTCCGAGGTCGTGGTCATGACGGATATCCACGTCTTCGATGTGCCCTCGCGGGCGTGGACTCGCGTCCCGGCCCATGATTCGCCCCAGGGTCGATACGCGCATTGTGCCACGATACTCCCGTCCAGCGCTTGCTTCACCTCTGCCAGCGCACCGCTCTCTGCCATTCATAATAATCCTTCCTCTGGCGCTCACCAGGGGTCGATTGGCGTGGACATTGACGGGTTCGGGGGCGcagagatggtggtggtcggcgGGCAAGATAGCTCCAATCATTATATTGAGCAGATCAGCGTGTTCAATCTCCGGAGCCTCAAGTGGACCAACACCAGCTCCTTGGGTCGCAGCTGCGGTGCTTACCGCAGTGTGGTGGCCCCGTTGGTGGGCATGGATGTGTCAGAAGTTGGGTCCGCGGCGCCTGACCGAGATGAACACGAACCGGTCGAGACCTCTGAATCTCCCGGCTGTCCCATGCTGATTTATTCCAACTACAATTTCCTGGATGTTAAACTGGAGCTGCAAGTGCGCCTGCCGGACGGGCGTCTCGTGGAACGCCCGATGCAGAGCCTGGCCTCTCCTCCGGGACTGCGATTCCCCAATGGTGGCATCATCAATGGCCATTTCGTTGTCAGCGGCACCTATCTGACCTCCTCAAAGCAGGAGTACGCCCTCTGGGCACTTGACCTCAAGACGTTGACCTGGGGCCGCATTGATGCTGGAGGATCCGTTTTTGGGAATGGCAGCTGGAACCGTGGAGTTCTCTGGCCACGCCGCAACGGCTTCGTTATCCTCGGACACCGGAAGCGCAGCTTGGTCGACGACTATAACCACCGGCGCATCAATTTCTCCCATGTGTGCatggtggagctggaggccTTTGGGCTGCACAACAACCCGTGCCGCACGTCTCCTACCTCGGGCTACAAATCTTACAGCTCGCCATCCGTCCCTGCGTCATTGCAGCAGAAGCTGGCACAGTTGACGACGGGTGGACGCCCGTTGTCCAGGGCCTCCGACGAGCTAGGTAAGTTGGCCATGTCTCTGTCCGAGATGGCCGACATGGAGCTGCAGGCTGTGGGTGGAGAGCGCATCCCCGTCAATTCCCGCGTGATGGCTCGGCGATGGGGGCCTTATTTCATCCAGCTTCTGCGGGAGTCGTCGGAAGGGGGCGTCGCCGATGTAGGGACGCTCCGTCCGTCGAATGCCCATCCCAGTCGTAACTCGAGTATCACCATTACCCCGTCGATCGGACATAACAGCAGCTATTCTACTGCGACTACTCTGATCAGCAACTCCGTTCCTCCGAAGTCTCTGCTTGAGAACCTGGAGACTCCCTCAGCACATCTCCTGCCCCCGACCTCTCGACCGCGCGTGCTCTACCTGCCTCACACGGTTTTGACCATCCAGGTCCTCGTTCACTACCTCTATAcgtcctccctccccccagcTAGCTCGTCTCTGTGCACACCGCAGATCCTTTGCtcgcttcttcagctcgcgcGGCCCTATCAGATCGATGGCCTGTTGGAGGCTATCGTCGAGCGTCTGCACCAAGTACTCGATGGCCGCAACGCAGCTGCCGTGTTCAacgccgccgccatggccgcggGCGGTGGTCGCGGTACCGGCTTCGACAGCGGACTGGGCGGCACTCTTAAAGCCCTGAACGGTGCCAACACCCGCGCCAGCGTGGTACCGGGTACCTTCGAGGGAGACACCTCTCAGAGGAGCGTCCTCCTGGCGTCCGATTCATCCGACACCGAGAACGGCGGACCCTTGCCCGACTCAGCCACCAGCAGCACAGGCGACCTAGCCAATTTCGCGCGCGGCATCCCCTCCCTCCgcatcaacaccgccatcTCCCAACAGGCACAAGCAACCCGCCAACGCACCGCCCACGACCGCGATGACTCCATCAGCAACGCCAGCACCGCAACGTCCGCCTCCAGCGCTAGCTTCAGCCAGTCCGACTCGGAATTTGTCAGTGGCGACGAAGGCCGCTCGCGTTCTCGCGgacaccaccgccgacgcACAGATACGGAGATGCGCCGCCCACACCGCGAGATCTGGACTGGGGATCTGAGCAGCGTCATCGGGCTCCAGAAACGAGGCTTGCGCGGGCTGATGGAGGGTCGCCGCTTGCGTGAACGCACGACTAAACCCTCCAGCGCGGGTAGTACGACTGCCGCTTCTTTCCCACTGCCCAACCCAGGGGATTCATATCCTTCTGCTATGCAGGGAGTCGCTGCGTGA
- a CDS encoding uncharacterized protein (ID:PFLUO_007925-T1.cds;~source:funannotate), whose translation MGSAASKPVRSAAGAAARRQYPKQPAPSTRGPPSSPATAPRDTNAAPTPTPTPTSAPTPTSTQSSQPSQAPTSQGPTYHSKEQPSSVKSSAIDLDGRDPDFAASLRSIGPVNPSPTLSHSSTFHRQGTSQQTILPQGTNPALLVLKARQQITKAAEDEAAQIGLTGRGGRRFVDAFTIQSALRMRDQQGLPQGEIERLLRLSPGVMEKLGQGGLVSPVA comes from the exons ATGGGTTCTGCGGCCTCCAAACCTGTCCGGTCCGcggccggtgctgctgcacgACGACAATATCCCAAACAACCTGCTCCTTCAACGAGAGGACCTCCGAGCTCTCCGGCCACCGCGCCGAGGGACACCAATGCCGctccaacaccaacacctACCCCTACATCAGCACCAACACCCACCTCCACTCAATCGTCACAGCCATCACAAGCTCCTACATCACAAGGACCAACATATCACTCGAAGGAGCAGCCCTCGAGCGTGAAATCAAGCG CAATTGACCTTGACGGTCGCGACCCGGATTTCGCAGCCTCCCTCCGCTCCATCGGCCCCGTCAACCCATCCCCAACCCTATCGCACTCCAGCACCTTCCACCGCCAGGGCACCTCCCAGCAGACCATCTTGCCACAGGGCACCAACCCAGCACTCCTGGTTCTGAAAGCGCGACAACAAATTACCAAAGCGGCAGAAGACGAAGCCGCGCAGATCGGGCTCACGGGCCGTGGTGGTCGCCGGTTTGTGGATGCCTTCACGATCCAGTCGGCGCTGAGGATGCGGGATCAGCAGGGTCTGCCGCAGGGTGAGATTGAGAGATTGTTGCGATTAAGTCCTGGCGTTATGGAAAAGCTGGGCCAGGGTGGGTTGGTGTCGCCTGTTGCGTGA
- a CDS encoding uncharacterized protein (ID:PFLUO_007924-T1.cds;~source:funannotate) produces MYLRAAHVEKSVQVLQQLIHDNPLGLLTTAIKSTDHPFIQTSHIPFLLDVPPTNEENENASNGILRGHIARANPQAKALMEALAAEQASGKTTLELPDEVLVLFNAPHHHYVTPKFYTETKPATGKVVPTWNYAAAQAYGRIKVYCDSKSEETQSFLQTQIEDLSQHAEGSIMGSSAPWKVSDAPDSYVNLLRKNIIGIEIRIERLQGKFKMSQEMGAGDRQGVVQGFEGLESDVGRGVADMVRERGELKDSQKE; encoded by the coding sequence ATGTATCTCCGGGCCGCACACGTCGAGAAGAGCGTCCAAGTGCTCCAACAACTCATCCACGACAACCCGCTCGGTCTCCTCACGACCGCCATCAAATCCACCGACCACCCATTCATCCAGACGAGCCACAtccccttccttctcgaTGTGCCTCCCACAAACGAGGAGAACGAAAATGCGTCCAACGGGATCTTGCGCGGGCACATCGCCAGAGCGAACCCGCAAGCCAAAGCGCTGATGGAAGCGCTGGCCGCGGAACAAGCCAGTGGCAAAACCACCCTCGAACTACCAGACGAAGTCCTGGTCTTATTCAACGCTCCGCATCACCACTACGTCACTCCTAAGTTCTATACGGAAACCAAGCCCGCGACCGGCAAGGTCGTCCCGACGTGGAACTACGCCGCCGCGCAGGCCTACGGACGGATCAAGGTCTACTGCGACAGCAAGTCCGAGGAGACGCAGAGCTTCCTCCAGAcgcagatcgaggatctctCGCAGCACGCGGAGGGGTCGATCATGGGCTCGTCCGCGCCGTGGAAGGTGTCCGATGCGCCAGACTCGTATGTCAACCTGCTGAGGAAGAATATTATCGGGATCGAAATTCGCATTGAGCGCCTGCAAGGCAAATTTAAGATGAGCCAGGAGATGGGCGCGGGGGATCGCCAGGGAGTTGTCCAGGGATTTGAGGGATTGGAATCTGACGTGGGTAGAGGGGTGGCGGACATGGTTAGGGAGCGAGGGGAATTGAAGGACTCCCAGAAGGAGTAG
- a CDS encoding uncharacterized protein (ID:PFLUO_007926-T1.cds;~source:funannotate) has protein sequence MHLWQTTVQFCLLASVAVPAAAASAWGYTDATVAVQTKGAGVNAGLKEQLSASNPLSKPISLAGADTLRVILTTQEGSSAKRPHQAFLLLQDTRTGLDVSYPFTVKDTGKARVELTQKELPVQFLLASDPLDARIVIGGFGSSEAYDSSAFKLTVERDPNMPVPTVDTPRYGKQPEIHHIFKDDPTSPPVVITLTFVALVAAALPILAGLWLFLGVNVNHLSAALKSAPLPHAVFLGSLVSFEGIFFLYYTSWNLFQTLPAVAVVGVVAFVSGSRALGEVQGRRLAGLR, from the exons ATGCATCTATGGCAGACCACTGTTCAATTCTGCCTGCTGGCTTCGGTCGCTGtgcccgccgccgccgcgtcgGCCTGGGGCTATACTGATGCCACCGTGGCAGTTCAAACCAAGGGCGCCGGTGTGAACGCGGGATTGAAGGAACA GCTATCCGCCTCCAACCCATTATCGAAGCCCATCTCGCTCGCCGGCGCTGATACCCTCCGCGTTATCCTCACCACGCAGGAAGGAAGCTCGGCCAAGCGGCCACACCAGGCCTTCCTTCTGTTGCAGGATACACGGACGGGATTGGATGTTTCTTATCCGTTTACTGTGAAGGATACGGGCAAGGCTCGAGTGGAACTG ACCCAAAAAGAGCTCCCCGTTCAATTCCTTCTCGCCTCTGATCCTCTTGATGCCCGCATCGTCATCGGTGGGTTCGGCAGTTCCGAGGCGTACGACAGCTCGGCCTTCAAGTTGACTGTCGAGCGCGACCCCAACATGCCGGTGCCGACCGTCGACACCCCGCGATACGGCAAGCAGCCTGAGATTCACCACATATTCAAGGATGACCCCACAAGCCCGCCGGTTGTCATTACTTTGACTTTTGTGGCCCTGGTCGCAGCGGCTCTTCCGATTCTGGCTGGCCTG tggctcttcctcggtgtCAACGTGAACCATCTCTCCGCCGCATTGAAGTCGGCGCCTCTCCCCCATGCCGTGTTCCTGGGATCCCTGGTCTCTTTCGAAGGGATCTTTTTCCTCTACTATACCTCTTGGAACCTCTTCCAGACACTGCCCGCCGTGGCTGTAGTTGGGGTAGTTGCATTCGTGAGCGGCAGCCGCGCTCTGGGCGAGGTGCAGGGCCGGCGCCTTGCTGGTCTGCGATAA